In a genomic window of Halorussus salilacus:
- a CDS encoding HAD-IIA family hydrolase, whose amino-acid sequence MTPTTTSNPTPTTYAGALVDLDGTVYRGDELLPGVEDGVAALRQRMPVLFLSNKAVERRADYAETLTGMGIPTAVDEVLNSATVTADYLAREFPDGAALVVGEAPLVAEIRAAGVAVTDSPADADVVVASMDRAFDYETLTDALRALDPEAEGDGRREDETAFVATNPDRTCPVASGEIPDAAGMIGAIEGVTGREVDRVLGKPSETTVAAATAALDAPASECLMVGDRLETDIAMGERAGMTTVLVLTGVTDRDEIERSAVSPDHVVDSLADIGELL is encoded by the coding sequence CGAATCCGACTCCCACGACCTACGCTGGCGCGCTCGTCGACCTCGACGGGACCGTGTACCGCGGCGACGAACTCCTCCCCGGCGTCGAGGACGGGGTGGCCGCCCTCCGGCAGCGAATGCCAGTGCTGTTCCTCTCGAACAAGGCTGTCGAGCGGCGCGCCGACTACGCCGAGACGCTCACGGGGATGGGAATTCCCACGGCGGTCGACGAGGTGCTCAACTCCGCGACCGTCACCGCCGACTACCTCGCCCGAGAGTTCCCCGACGGCGCGGCCCTCGTCGTCGGAGAGGCCCCGCTGGTCGCGGAGATACGCGCCGCGGGCGTCGCGGTCACCGACTCGCCCGCGGACGCCGACGTGGTGGTCGCCTCGATGGACCGGGCGTTCGACTACGAGACGCTCACGGACGCGCTCCGCGCGCTCGACCCGGAGGCAGAAGGAGACGGGAGACGGGAAGACGAGACCGCCTTCGTCGCCACCAACCCCGACCGGACCTGTCCCGTGGCGAGCGGCGAGATACCCGACGCCGCCGGGATGATCGGCGCTATCGAGGGCGTGACGGGCCGGGAGGTCGACCGGGTGCTGGGCAAGCCCTCCGAGACGACGGTGGCCGCAGCGACCGCGGCGCTGGACGCGCCCGCCTCGGAGTGTCTGATGGTCGGCGACAGGCTCGAAACCGACATCGCGATGGGCGAGCGCGCGGGGATGACGACGGTGCTGGTGCTGACCGGGGTCACCGACCGGGACGAAATCGAGCGCTCGGCGGTCTCTCCCGACCACGTCGTCGACTCGCTCGCCGATATCGGCGAGCTACTGTAG
- a CDS encoding DUF2267 domain-containing protein, with product MKYNDFMGQVQNRLELPELGRAVRVTRAVLTTLGERLQEGEARDLAGPLPMEVDYYLEAAESGQRFDYDAFLDRVADRAAADRSDAAYYAKVVFGLVSELVSRGEIEEVRAQLPDDYDDLFQLIDAEEVEE from the coding sequence CAGAACCGACTCGAACTCCCGGAACTCGGGCGGGCCGTCCGCGTGACCCGCGCCGTGCTGACGACGCTGGGCGAGCGACTGCAGGAGGGCGAGGCCCGGGACCTCGCCGGACCGCTGCCGATGGAGGTCGACTACTACCTCGAAGCCGCCGAGTCGGGCCAGCGCTTCGACTACGACGCGTTCCTCGACCGGGTCGCCGACCGCGCCGCGGCCGACCGCAGCGACGCCGCCTACTACGCGAAGGTGGTCTTCGGGCTTGTCAGCGAACTGGTCTCGCGCGGCGAAATCGAGGAGGTCCGCGCCCAGCTGCCCGACGACTACGACGACCTCTTTCAGCTAATCGACGCCGAGGAGGTCGAGGAGTAG